A genomic stretch from Nilaparvata lugens isolate BPH chromosome 8, ASM1435652v1, whole genome shotgun sequence includes:
- the LOC120352735 gene encoding uncharacterized protein LOC120352735 translates to MPETRSNSALQAVMAERRDVIKHLRWNARKLNFEAPLSEDAYYELKLLQTDVQDLKDRYIEIKDKLESLDSDNFNDEEHFATLDEFLSVTASINKHIHNFEKAHGQTDANIAPAPVAQPAPTNSNFRLPEIPLPTFDGNFDKWLDFKAGFSSIIVNNDSVEPSIKYQYLKQALSGEALNRIANSPPGDFKLAWSLLTQRYNSVILIADSHISAIMNPPSLNSKSAQSWRTFIDHQKLNITALESLELDIEVKDLLFMHLIVSRFDANTLRDWERSNSVKDKTSLDNLWTFMEQQHKVSQYVSFGLGSHAQSAQRLVNNQSGNGKPSHNSINNNSRPSTSSTFVKYSGCLFCNDTNHNVFRCNTFLNMAPTARLNAVQQKNLCRNCLRPFSKDHQCFGACRDCGKAHHSLLHFNNSKSSPTVGKNTSSNNAHTRKPNRQQASKSSSNCCCSESKQSDIPSPAVFTPSLTRPVSQASSISVSDTSSVTTVVTPTSSTSSQAISNSNCAHSNSPSLLQRVNIMPTAQLHILSKNNQVISCRALLDTGSDACFISKALASQLDLDSVYSNNTIHTVSGTSSAPVCTAAVLIHSPDRTWSKEVSCILTEKITPSIPPFGLNLQNFNIPPNVKLADPEFHVSKGVDLLLSVAIYSSIQACGQIQLADECTLQNTKLGWVVWGAIAPNILNSCEQPVSSNCVSTHDISRQLEKFWKIEEVLLKDSVTKEQHQIEKHYLDNVQRGQDGRFSVALPKKDNFDLLGQSRHQALVRFHSLEKRLATNAELRSQYVAFMDEYESLGHMSPVPDSQPYEKCFHMRIFKTISFNKILDYEDATTFSAQVEAILNSRPLIPLSEDPEDLQYISPGHFLIGRPITALPFPLPETTHIDHRSRWKNLALATKELWKKWSTEYLVTLQTKAKWTEESENLKVDTIVLLKDPGTVPSTWRLARIVELHPGKDQKVRVVTVLTETGLFKRAISSIAPLPQEEELD, encoded by the exons ATGCCTGAGACTAGAAGCAACTCTGCCCTTCAGGCAGTCATGGCTGAGCGGCGAGATGTGATAAAGCATTTGCGCTGGAATGCAAGGAAACTTAATTTTGAAGCTCCTCTTTCTGAGGATGCttattatgaattgaaattattgcaaactgaTGTCCAAGATTTGAAGGACAGATACATTGAAATAAAAGACAAGCTAGAATCTCTAGACTCAGATAATTTTAATGACGAGGAGCATTTTGCTACCCTAGATGAATTTCTTTCTGTAACAGCTAGCATAAACAAACACATACATAACTTTGAAAAAGCACATGGCCAGACTGACGCCAATATTGCGCCAGCTCCTGTTGCACAACCCGCACCCACTAATAGTAATTTTCGATTACCTGAAATACCTCTTCCGACCTTCGATGGTAACTTTGACAAATGGCTCGATTTTAAAGCTGGATTTTCTAGTATAATTGTAAACAATGATTCGGTAGAACCTAGCATTAAGTATCAGTATCTTAAACAGGCTCTTTCAGGCGAAGCTCTGAATCGGATCGCCAATTCCCCACCGGGAGATTTTAAGCTAGCATGGAGCTTGCTTACTCAACGCTACAACAGCGTAATACTCATTGCTGATAGCCATATCTCAGCCATCATGAATCCACCATCACTCAACTCTAAATCTGCACAATCATGGCGAACATTTATTGATcaccaaaaattgaatattacagCGTTAGAGTCACTTGAACTTGACATCGAGGTAAAGGATCTATTATTCATGCATCTCATAGTTTCTAGGTTTGATGCCAATACTTTACGTGATTGGGAGCGGTCAAACTCCGTTAAGGACAAGACTTCCTTAGACAACCTCTGGACCTTTATGGAGCAACAGCACAAGGTTTCCCAATATGTCTCCTTTGGTCTCGGCAGTCATGCGCAATCTGCGCAACGACTGGTCAACAACCAGTCTGGCAATGGTAAGCCTAGTCATAattcaattaacaataattCTCGTCCCAGCACGTCCTCAACTTTTGTCAAGTATTCTGGATGCTTGTTTTGCAATGACACCAATCATAATGTCTTTCGTTGCAATACATTTCTCAATATGGCGCCTACAGCTCGTCTAAACGCTGTACAGCAAAAGAATCTCTGTAGAAACTGTCTTCGACCTTTCAGTAAGGATCACCAATGTTTTGGTGCTTGCAGAGATTGTGGCAAGGCCCATCACTCATTATtgcatttcaataatagtaaatCTTCCCCAACTGTAGGGAAAAATACTTCTTCAAATAATGCTCACACTCGTAAACCAAATCGTCAGCAGGCTTCTAAGTCCTCATCGAATTGTTGTTGTTCTGAGTCAAAGCAGTCTGACATACCTAGCCCAGCTGTGTTCACACCTAGCTTGACTCGTCCAGTCAGTCAAGCATCATCAATTTCAGTGTCTGACACTTCGAGTGTCACAACTGTTGTCACTCCGACCTCGTCGACAAGTTCACAAGCCATCAGCAATTCAAACTGTGCGCATTCAAACTCACCTAGCTTGTTACAACGAGTTAACATCATGCCCACAGCGCAATTGCATATTTTGAGTAAAAATAATCAAGTTATTTCATGTCGCGCACTGCTTGATACCGGTAGTGATGCTTGCTTCATTTCCAAGGCTCTTGCTTCTCAATTGGACCTTGACTCTGTGTATTCTAATAATACCATTCACACTGTGTCTGGTACCAGTTCAGCACCTGTGTGTACTGCTGCTGTTCTCATACATTCTCCTGACCGAACGTGGTCGAAGGAAGTCAGTTGCATATTAACTGAGAAAATTACCCCTAGCATTCCTCCATTTGGGCTCAACTTACAAAACTTCAATATTCCACCCAATGTTAAGTTAGCTGACCCTGAATTTCATGTTTCTAAGGGAGTCGACCTGCTTCTCAGTGTTGCTATTTATTCTTCTATCCAAGCTTGTGGTCAAATTCAGTTAGCTGATGAATGCACTCTTCAAAATACCAAACTGGGTTGGGTTGTTTGGGGAGCTATCGCGCCTAACATTCTCAATTCATGCGAGCAACCCGTTAGCTCAAATTGTGTGTCAACTCATGACATTTCCAGACAATTAGAGaagttttggaaaattgaggAAGTCCTTCTCAAAGATAGCGTAACTAAGGAGCagcatcaaattgaaaaacactATCTTGATAATGTACAACGAGGACAAGACGGCCGCTTCTCGGTTGCACTACCTAAAAAAGATAATTTCGATTTATTGGGTCAATCTCGTCATCAAGCACTTGTGCGTtttcattctttggaaaaaagACTTGCTACTAATGCTGAATTGCGTTCTCAATACGTAGCCTTTATGGACGAGTATGAATCTCTTGGTCATATGTCTCCTGTACCTGACAGTCAGCcttatgaaaaatgttttcatat GcgtattttcaaaactatttcattcaacaaaatattggaCTATGAAGATGCAACAACGTTCTCTGCTCAAGTGGAAGCGATTTTGAATTCCAGGCCTCTTATCCCTCTTTCTGAGGACCCTGAAGACCTGCAATATATTTCTCCCGGACATTTTCTTATTGGAAGGCCCATTACTGCACTTCCATTTCCGCTACCTGAGACAACTCATATAGATCATCGTTCGCGCTGGAAAAATCTTGCTCTAGCTACGAAAGAGCTCTGGAAAAAATGGTCAACGGAATATCTCGTTACCCTACAAACTAAAGCAAA